The Cyanobacteria bacterium GSL.Bin1 genome window below encodes:
- a CDS encoding HNH nuclease, giving the protein MLLCGSANRAKSLSCEHCENWNSIKDKSICLSCYWAYPESYEHIAMRQVRRIDLLWEGNDIEIYERLKQRALNVE; this is encoded by the coding sequence ATGTTACTTTGTGGCTCTGCTAACCGGGCTAAATCTTTGTCATGCGAACATTGCGAAAACTGGAACAGCATTAAGGATAAGTCTATTTGTCTATCCTGTTACTGGGCGTATCCAGAAAGCTATGAGCATATTGCAATGCGGCAGGTCAGAAGAATAGATCTGCTTTGGGAAGGAAATGACATTGAGATTTATGAAAGGCTCAAGCAAAGGGCTCTCAACGTGGAGTAA